The following coding sequences lie in one Vibrio spartinae genomic window:
- a CDS encoding RHS repeat-associated core domain-containing protein: MSNNKKADLLSSAEAATQNFSTDNVLDGGCVECGCEVFIRYHYDDNKPIPEADFVLTDSNKTEISGKTDKQGMCKVQNMGCGGFELLLGEGSDEFEPKEAAENNPVIQSNPEYAAKAGEYFALYTLLSKKGYLTYDEDDSSDSFVDVDRKLFTWIDSDYKEAYDRFWALDKEINHGSLELRKAVNKIHHSLAGEMAGMAQDNTAILLFCEIALGFVPVVGQAMDLYDLGCWGWDTCTKDELGFWHWATGALVVIGFVPGLGDATKKTGKTIINALEKADSRTIQKAMKMLRSLSNGNLVKYLKKFGGLLSEYANKAKKLLNDIIDGLTKAIKNSKSWAVKLLSNSFEMLVKAMKSLEKKIDEMVGKISAKVDEFIGKVVTRKTGTPHPKKTVVDADNLNAGKERVPSNKHPAPDDSSPKQTGGCGKAGEGPSNQCTRKGEPIDLNTGKVYEARQDFVLAGMLSLEHQRYYHSTGLRETGLMGSLWRSSWDMSLTIEGMFATFTDTDYTQCIFALPEPNEATTSLLKPQWRLTRGEQAELLLRHKDGLTYHFGHAIGTTLRLSQMSDAYGNTIRFAYERRTLKWIILSDERLIEVKTERNRITQLTLCDADRVPLRELARYDYDKSGRLLSVRGEAGRNFDYQYSKEGYLTRWQDLAHTWVEHDYDAQGRAIASRCADGLWTDQIRYDDDNHIHYYKSAFGGIEAHHLDEHNRPSVIIDAAGHRVEKQWQDDLLIGETNALGETTAYSYDAWGNVTAVTLPDCTVHSYGYNEQGWLTSYTDPLGASWLYEHNPQGDVIQIADPEGRVWQMTYTEHGLRDSVTEPDGSVTRYTYNERGLLMRLDPATGYGMTYHYDRFDRLVKRVSDKRDSQGYLTRQWHYHESNSFPDKVIYEDGTEAHFSYDIEGNLISVTDALGQTQRFEYGAFDKLKAVTDPLGATTQYHYNVEAEFAGVTNSHGQQWLYGFDQLGQVASERHYDGRSETYAYDPAGRLVQRSKPDGHTFRYQYDVCGRLRQSESFDNQDNATGKSWYEYDAASRLSYAENGDAWIALTYSPAGQLLNENINGTELTHQYDAAGRRIQFSGTQTERSYQWQQQRLSELQVGHHNPLKFAYLPGGEEQSRQTDTGFNLQHQWSATGLLLGQQLGNQSLRRYRYDALDRLTGIEDSHRGSAEFTLNPNSQITAVRQRKSWETKAGFVHLFGYDSELNLNEEGFGSEYGGNVVSLADERIKRQQRDYDKAGRVTEVGRFQYRYDECGRVIEKSESKDGFRPQSTTLIWNDEDRLTHIELPDGRRYRYRYDPFGRRIAKECLQTQQQTHYLWDGSTLVQQSQITADGTALTSTEYLYEPGTFRPMAQVTTRHNSNRQDLHYIVTDHAGTPQELVREDGEIEWRGEQALWGKYQQQQFNLKIQRGYLEDVANEALTCDLRYQGQIEDRESGLYYNLNRYYDADSGQYLSSDPIGFAGGLRPQGYVHNPMEWVDPLGFNAWQIDGDRTSKILQGGPFKEKYYQDGKTKLWWSKDVTGHGGSAYKVYEQKGDSLEWIADADADGQFLDNKHKGNTGKSIPMKKMKSISINKKKCG; encoded by the coding sequence ATGAGCAACAACAAAAAAGCCGACCTACTCTCGAGTGCAGAAGCGGCAACCCAGAATTTTTCAACCGACAACGTCCTTGATGGTGGGTGTGTCGAGTGTGGCTGTGAAGTATTTATCCGCTATCATTATGATGATAATAAGCCCATACCAGAAGCAGATTTTGTACTGACTGACAGCAATAAAACTGAGATTTCAGGTAAAACCGACAAGCAGGGCATGTGCAAAGTCCAGAACATGGGCTGTGGCGGGTTTGAGCTTCTGCTCGGTGAAGGCAGTGATGAGTTTGAACCCAAAGAAGCGGCAGAAAATAACCCGGTGATTCAATCCAACCCTGAATATGCCGCCAAAGCCGGAGAATATTTTGCCCTGTATACCCTGCTGAGTAAAAAGGGGTATCTGACTTATGATGAAGATGATAGCTCTGACAGCTTTGTGGACGTTGACCGGAAATTGTTTACCTGGATCGATAGTGACTACAAAGAGGCTTATGATCGCTTCTGGGCGCTGGATAAAGAGATCAACCATGGCTCGCTCGAACTGAGAAAAGCGGTCAACAAAATTCACCACAGTCTGGCCGGAGAAATGGCCGGCATGGCGCAGGACAATACGGCCATCTTGCTGTTTTGTGAAATTGCACTCGGCTTTGTCCCGGTGGTGGGGCAGGCGATGGACTTGTATGACTTAGGTTGCTGGGGCTGGGACACTTGTACCAAAGATGAATTGGGCTTCTGGCACTGGGCGACGGGTGCCTTGGTGGTGATTGGTTTTGTGCCGGGGCTGGGGGATGCAACCAAGAAAACCGGCAAAACCATTATCAATGCACTGGAAAAAGCAGACTCGCGCACCATCCAAAAGGCGATGAAGATGCTGCGCAGCCTGTCGAACGGCAATCTGGTCAAGTACCTGAAGAAGTTCGGTGGCTTACTGTCTGAGTACGCCAACAAAGCCAAAAAATTACTCAATGACATTATTGACGGGCTGACCAAAGCGATTAAGAACAGCAAAAGTTGGGCGGTCAAACTGCTGAGCAACTCATTTGAGATGCTGGTCAAGGCAATGAAGTCATTGGAAAAGAAAATCGACGAAATGGTCGGTAAAATCAGTGCCAAAGTTGATGAATTTATCGGCAAAGTCGTGACCCGCAAAACCGGCACACCCCATCCGAAAAAGACCGTGGTCGATGCAGATAATCTCAATGCCGGAAAAGAGCGGGTACCGTCAAACAAACATCCTGCACCGGATGATTCGAGCCCGAAGCAGACTGGCGGTTGCGGTAAAGCGGGGGAAGGTCCGTCGAATCAGTGCACCCGAAAAGGTGAGCCAATCGACCTCAATACAGGGAAAGTGTACGAGGCGCGGCAGGATTTTGTACTGGCAGGCATGTTATCGCTGGAGCACCAGCGTTATTACCACTCCACTGGGTTGAGAGAGACCGGCCTGATGGGCAGTTTGTGGCGCAGTAGTTGGGATATGTCGCTGACCATCGAGGGGATGTTCGCCACCTTTACCGATACCGACTATACCCAGTGTATATTCGCGCTTCCTGAGCCGAATGAAGCAACGACCTCTTTACTCAAACCTCAGTGGCGGTTGACTCGGGGAGAGCAGGCGGAATTACTTCTCCGGCATAAAGATGGTCTGACTTATCATTTTGGTCATGCGATTGGCACAACCTTGCGTCTGTCCCAAATGTCTGATGCTTACGGCAATACCATTCGGTTTGCTTATGAGCGTCGCACGCTCAAATGGATCATTCTCAGTGATGAACGGCTGATTGAGGTCAAAACCGAGCGTAACCGTATTACACAACTGACCTTGTGCGATGCTGACCGAGTGCCATTGCGTGAGCTGGCCCGCTATGACTACGACAAATCCGGCAGACTGCTTTCAGTGCGGGGAGAAGCAGGACGTAATTTCGATTACCAGTACAGTAAAGAAGGTTATTTAACTCGCTGGCAGGATTTGGCGCATACCTGGGTTGAACACGATTATGATGCGCAGGGACGGGCAATTGCCAGCCGCTGTGCTGACGGGTTATGGACCGACCAAATTCGCTACGATGATGATAACCATATTCACTACTACAAGAGCGCTTTTGGTGGCATTGAAGCACACCATTTGGATGAGCATAATCGACCATCTGTCATCATTGATGCGGCAGGGCATCGGGTAGAGAAACAGTGGCAGGACGATTTACTGATTGGCGAAACCAATGCATTGGGGGAGACAACAGCCTACAGCTATGATGCATGGGGCAATGTCACCGCAGTGACTTTGCCGGATTGTACAGTACACAGCTATGGTTACAACGAGCAGGGCTGGCTGACAAGTTACACTGACCCGCTCGGTGCCAGTTGGTTGTATGAACATAACCCTCAGGGCGATGTGATTCAGATTGCTGACCCGGAAGGTCGGGTCTGGCAAATGACTTATACCGAGCACGGCTTGCGTGATTCCGTGACCGAGCCGGACGGCAGCGTGACCCGCTATACCTACAATGAACGCGGTCTGCTGATGAGGCTGGATCCGGCAACTGGCTATGGTATGACCTACCATTATGACCGCTTTGACCGACTGGTGAAACGGGTCAGTGATAAACGGGATAGTCAGGGGTATCTCACCCGTCAGTGGCATTACCATGAATCAAACTCTTTTCCCGATAAAGTTATCTACGAAGACGGCACAGAAGCGCATTTTAGCTACGATATTGAAGGTAATCTGATTTCGGTTACCGATGCACTCGGTCAAACCCAGCGCTTTGAATATGGCGCCTTCGATAAGCTTAAAGCTGTCACCGACCCGCTGGGTGCAACCACGCAGTATCACTACAATGTCGAAGCCGAATTTGCCGGTGTGACCAACAGTCACGGCCAGCAGTGGTTGTACGGATTTGACCAACTGGGGCAGGTTGCCAGTGAGCGTCACTACGACGGCCGTTCTGAAACCTACGCCTATGACCCGGCCGGGCGATTGGTGCAGCGCAGCAAACCGGACGGTCATACCTTCCGCTATCAGTACGATGTGTGCGGACGCCTGCGCCAGAGTGAAAGCTTCGATAATCAGGACAATGCGACCGGGAAAAGCTGGTATGAATATGATGCGGCTTCACGGCTGAGCTATGCAGAAAACGGTGATGCGTGGATTGCACTCACCTATAGCCCGGCAGGGCAATTATTGAATGAAAATATCAACGGCACTGAACTGACCCACCAGTACGATGCAGCCGGGCGGCGCATCCAGTTTAGCGGCACACAGACTGAGCGTAGTTATCAATGGCAGCAGCAACGACTATCTGAGTTGCAAGTCGGTCACCACAATCCGCTGAAGTTTGCTTATCTGCCGGGCGGTGAGGAGCAGTCTCGCCAGACGGATACCGGATTTAATCTGCAACATCAGTGGAGTGCGACCGGATTATTGCTCGGGCAGCAACTGGGCAATCAATCGCTGCGCCGGTATCGCTATGATGCCTTGGATCGATTAACGGGGATTGAGGATAGCCATCGCGGCAGTGCCGAATTCACTCTTAACCCGAACAGTCAGATTACCGCAGTACGCCAGCGTAAATCGTGGGAGACCAAAGCCGGGTTCGTCCACCTGTTCGGATATGACAGCGAGCTGAATCTCAATGAAGAAGGTTTCGGCAGTGAATACGGTGGCAATGTGGTGTCGCTGGCCGACGAGCGGATAAAACGCCAGCAGCGCGACTATGATAAAGCCGGGCGTGTGACTGAAGTTGGCCGCTTTCAATATCGTTACGACGAATGTGGCCGGGTCATCGAGAAAAGCGAATCGAAAGACGGCTTCCGCCCGCAAAGCACGACATTGATCTGGAATGACGAAGACCGCCTGACTCATATTGAGCTGCCGGACGGGCGACGTTACCGCTACCGTTATGACCCGTTCGGGCGACGCATCGCCAAAGAGTGCCTGCAAACCCAACAGCAGACCCATTACCTGTGGGACGGCAGCACGCTGGTACAGCAGAGCCAAATCACCGCCGACGGCACGGCGCTGACTAGCACCGAATATCTGTACGAGCCGGGAACTTTCCGCCCGATGGCGCAGGTGACCACCCGCCACAACAGCAACCGCCAAGACCTGCACTATATCGTTACTGACCATGCCGGGACGCCGCAAGAGTTAGTCCGAGAAGACGGTGAAATCGAATGGCGCGGTGAACAGGCACTGTGGGGCAAATACCAGCAGCAACAGTTTAACCTCAAAATTCAACGCGGTTATCTGGAAGATGTTGCCAACGAAGCCCTGACCTGTGACCTGCGTTATCAGGGACAGATCGAAGATCGGGAATCCGGGCTTTACTACAACCTCAATCGTTACTACGATGCAGACAGTGGCCAGTATCTCAGCTCAGACCCGATAGGATTTGCAGGAGGGTTGCGGCCGCAGGGATATGTGCATAACCCGATGGAATGGGTGGATCCGCTGGGGTTTAATGCATGGCAAATAGACGGTGATAGAACTAGTAAAATATTACAAGGCGGTCCTTTCAAAGAGAAATACTATCAGGATGGTAAAACTAAATTGTGGTGGTCAAAGGATGTTACTGGTCATGGTGGCTCAGCTTATAAGGTGTATGAGCAAAAAGGTGACTCTTTAGAGTGGATCGCTGATGCTGATGCTGATGGGCAATTTTTAGATAACAAACATAAAGGTAATACAGGGAAAAGTATTCCTATGAAAAAGATGAAAAGTATTTCAATTAATAAGAAAAAATGTGGGTAA
- a CDS encoding exonuclease SbcCD subunit D, producing the protein MKFIHTSDWHLGRQFHSVSLIADQRAVLAQLVAFIEENPVDAVIVAGDIYDRSVPPTIAIELLNQVIHQICGTLNTPMVLIPGNHDGAERLGFGAEQMKNAGLHIISDFEQMLEPVILRSQSAGEVAFYGMPYSDPETVRAALQTSVSTHDEAHQLLAQKVREHASPTQKQVLISHCFVDGAIESESERLLSIGGSDRVSHEHFIDFDYVALGHLHQPQQKGAAHIRYSGSLMKYSFSEQHHKKGFTLVELNQDGFVSAEPVELTAPHEMRILEGELNTILEQGKTDPKHLDYLLVRLMDKHAILNPMEKLRAVYPNVLHLEKPGMLIGVEQDMASARLSRSEIDMFRDFFVEVQDCDLSAEQERAISDIINQLTRQ; encoded by the coding sequence ATGAAATTTATCCATACTTCAGACTGGCACCTTGGCCGCCAGTTTCACAGCGTTTCACTGATTGCCGATCAAAGAGCCGTATTGGCACAGTTGGTTGCTTTTATTGAAGAAAACCCGGTTGATGCAGTCATTGTTGCCGGTGATATCTATGATCGTTCCGTGCCGCCAACAATTGCCATCGAACTGTTGAATCAAGTCATCCATCAGATTTGTGGCACCCTCAATACCCCCATGGTTCTCATCCCGGGGAATCATGATGGTGCCGAACGGCTCGGCTTCGGGGCTGAACAGATGAAAAATGCCGGATTACACATTATCAGTGATTTTGAACAGATGCTGGAACCGGTCATCCTGCGGAGTCAGTCCGCCGGTGAAGTGGCCTTCTATGGCATGCCTTACAGTGATCCTGAAACCGTTCGCGCAGCCTTGCAAACCTCAGTGTCAACGCATGATGAAGCCCATCAATTATTGGCCCAAAAAGTGCGCGAGCACGCCTCCCCCACCCAAAAACAGGTGCTCATCAGTCACTGTTTTGTCGATGGGGCGATTGAATCCGAGTCAGAAAGGCTGCTCTCTATCGGGGGCTCAGATCGGGTCAGTCATGAACATTTTATCGATTTCGATTATGTCGCCCTCGGCCACCTGCATCAGCCTCAACAAAAAGGTGCCGCGCACATTCGCTACTCCGGCTCTTTAATGAAGTACAGCTTCAGTGAGCAGCATCATAAGAAAGGATTTACACTCGTTGAATTGAATCAGGACGGTTTTGTGTCTGCCGAACCGGTCGAACTTACTGCACCGCATGAAATGCGCATCCTCGAAGGTGAACTGAACACCATTCTCGAACAGGGCAAGACCGATCCGAAACATCTCGATTATCTGCTGGTCCGGCTGATGGACAAACACGCCATTCTCAATCCGATGGAGAAACTACGCGCGGTCTATCCTAATGTGCTGCATTTAGAAAAACCGGGCATGTTAATTGGCGTAGAACAGGACATGGCCTCAGCCAGATTGTCCCGCAGCGAGATTGACATGTTCCGTGATTTCTTTGTTGAAG
- a CDS encoding two-partner secretion domain-containing protein, with translation MKYVWLIIGLSLISICHSAVAAINAKDEGSRADQTSVLNQTGQYYVRIAKANEQGLSVNNFSSFDAQGKNIVLLNSRVMNPKIGNAPAQTIVLIVDQHQRANIQSIRVEGHAADVVLAAPGGIQCQGCSITNTERATLATGIAQIENGELTGIDVSGGRVMIGGAGLTATDLSLLDIAAGQVLVDGPLRTNMKGSLSTRNHQEVKEIDAGGNLEVSNGDVQIIVGKNHFRYTDRRSDAHYQQFNRKSYQNASNALEITEKGHISVGNLHLESTYDFGTILVDGLIRARGNWTYVGRYNEQSIIPLESVSIKSNGNIKLSEQIIAANKVDIESTRAIHIAALPAGNNYLLDSIQGAEIKVVAVGDINNLGAISGDSVYFTGQNIVNEGDIEATRDLYLNGQTGVRNQYGGIILGENIELTSQQDVINGQYYPFKPAKICAMLRIVNRSPSIEVGGKLAVPPFKGCGKVAAKSLSAYILGQNIKVIAQNFTNANPYEVSKNSYTDPELTLDLAQSEQVVVSAESIMDIRVNERFWNMSAVVESWTGNVIVQAPIIDNERYHIWADTHVQVVGNPNGTHTNQSIQYLKVLSPPARLNVGQDLILNSDMLNNEHSSVEVKRDVTGSVNKIWMEGLKIRDIFKKTTVTQHSKRYCSKRIFGHCIKHKRKHWTTSSVALTKNSKTAEYPFIFLVDGHIHEGFGNEYSMLQNITFGPEASAYAPKPMDQPAKPGKPGKFVPITAGDVIFFVKNPDYQGD, from the coding sequence GTGAAGTACGTATGGCTCATTATTGGTCTCTCTTTGATTTCAATCTGTCACTCGGCTGTGGCAGCGATCAATGCAAAAGATGAAGGCAGTCGTGCTGATCAAACGTCTGTATTGAATCAAACCGGTCAATATTACGTCCGAATTGCGAAGGCAAATGAGCAAGGATTATCGGTTAATAATTTTAGTTCGTTTGATGCGCAAGGAAAAAATATCGTCTTGCTCAACTCACGCGTGATGAATCCGAAAATCGGCAACGCTCCGGCTCAGACAATTGTGTTGATCGTCGATCAGCATCAACGAGCAAATATTCAATCGATTCGGGTTGAAGGACATGCGGCAGACGTGGTATTGGCTGCCCCCGGAGGGATCCAGTGTCAGGGTTGTTCTATCACGAACACCGAGCGGGCGACGCTCGCGACCGGTATTGCTCAGATAGAGAATGGCGAACTGACCGGCATTGATGTGAGCGGTGGCCGTGTCATGATTGGTGGGGCCGGGCTGACAGCAACGGATTTATCATTATTGGATATTGCCGCAGGTCAGGTACTGGTCGATGGCCCGTTACGCACCAATATGAAAGGCAGTCTTTCGACACGCAATCATCAAGAAGTGAAAGAAATTGATGCGGGCGGTAATTTAGAAGTCTCGAACGGTGACGTGCAAATTATTGTGGGTAAAAACCACTTCCGTTATACCGATCGCCGGTCTGATGCGCATTATCAACAGTTTAATCGTAAATCTTATCAAAACGCATCAAACGCCTTAGAGATCACTGAAAAAGGCCATATTTCAGTCGGGAATCTTCACCTCGAATCAACCTATGATTTCGGGACTATTTTAGTGGATGGTTTAATTCGGGCTCGGGGCAACTGGACTTATGTCGGGCGATATAATGAACAGAGTATTATTCCTTTAGAGTCAGTATCGATTAAATCCAATGGCAATATCAAATTATCTGAGCAGATTATTGCTGCCAATAAAGTCGATATTGAATCAACCCGAGCCATTCATATTGCCGCGCTGCCTGCCGGTAATAATTATCTGCTCGACAGTATTCAGGGTGCAGAAATCAAAGTTGTTGCGGTCGGTGATATTAACAACCTCGGCGCGATTTCCGGGGATTCTGTTTATTTTACCGGACAGAATATTGTCAACGAGGGTGATATTGAAGCGACTCGCGATCTTTACCTGAATGGCCAGACTGGGGTAAGAAACCAATATGGCGGTATTATTCTGGGAGAGAATATTGAGTTAACGTCTCAGCAGGATGTGATTAACGGTCAGTATTATCCGTTCAAGCCGGCTAAAATATGTGCAATGCTCCGCATCGTGAATCGCTCTCCTTCGATTGAAGTCGGTGGAAAATTAGCAGTCCCTCCATTTAAAGGGTGTGGCAAAGTCGCAGCAAAATCTTTGAGCGCTTATATTTTAGGGCAGAATATCAAGGTGATTGCGCAGAATTTTACCAATGCCAACCCTTATGAAGTCTCAAAAAACAGCTATACCGATCCCGAACTGACTTTAGATTTGGCTCAGAGTGAGCAAGTGGTTGTGTCTGCGGAATCGATCATGGACATCCGAGTGAATGAACGGTTCTGGAATATGTCTGCCGTTGTTGAATCGTGGACGGGTAATGTCATTGTACAGGCACCGATTATCGATAATGAACGTTACCATATTTGGGCTGACACGCATGTGCAAGTAGTCGGTAACCCGAATGGGACTCACACCAATCAAAGTATTCAGTATCTGAAGGTGCTGTCACCACCGGCAAGACTGAATGTCGGTCAGGATCTGATTCTAAACAGCGACATGCTCAATAACGAGCACAGTAGTGTTGAAGTGAAGCGCGATGTGACCGGCTCGGTCAATAAAATCTGGATGGAAGGGCTGAAAATCCGGGACATCTTTAAAAAGACGACCGTCACGCAACATTCAAAACGTTACTGTAGTAAGCGCATCTTCGGTCACTGTATCAAACATAAGAGAAAGCATTGGACGACGTCTAGCGTTGCACTGACGAAGAATAGTAAAACTGCTGAGTATCCATTCATCTTCTTGGTTGACGGACATATTCATGAGGGCTTCGGCAACGAATACAGCATGTTACAGAATATCACCTTTGGACCTGAAGCTTCTGCTTATGCGCCTAAGCCAATGGACCAGCCTGCGAAGCCCGGCAAACCTGGCAAATTCGTTCCGATTACGGCCGGCGATGTAATCTTCTTTGTCAAAAATCCTGATTATCAAGGAGATTAA
- a CDS encoding DUF637 domain-containing protein, producing the protein MKKTQIPSWQRLTSSALLPIIFTHFSFPAYAAGQQNIALNSITNAVSSSARYELKNQVQDYLYAGAIEQNELAIFDGFGFFFEQIKASYPEMLSAYHGKNTTLNDLPVRFGTPYVERGVIRQQIIQLLNKSWITAPGYSSYNEQTQKLYENAVSYARSHAKKLGQTLTAAEITQIPADMVWPEIRVINGRDYIVPFVYLTPATINNQKISESTLAAGSADIKTDTFVVNDANVRFTHHALLDITNDFINTKGRVSGGELTIRTGRELQNLSGTITGDDVSLIANKLVNDTLVTRFDYGHGYSEHFDQVGSIVSLGDLNIRTAADVVSHGGQFSAQGDLRIQSQGNVILVPQTAKSERAESGSHWSDSESSLVNLQTHLSAVDTLSLISGGEVYIEGGVLESQGLLEVLAAHGITLKSATDMETFDRRFEADSGGLFGSKESESESKTESKIVKTLLKAGQSMVLHTIQGDVSLEAVTVDSQGLTKIISDYGSVDFKLAKLLESYSYAKSYDGALAFRHQGNGYQREVAYYSEFINSGGIMLNAYSGVRIQYAGDKHDLDTTLATLAQTPELSWMLNVRNDPSINVDWQQVQLVMEDWDYDQSGLTPAAMAIIAVAMAVATSGAGMAVIGGEGPLYTAINVGFKSLVSQATNGLMANNFDIKATLKSLSSKKALISLATAMVTAGVLKSVDTHLFAEGTDAANAIKDATTIDIASNSIEAQIIRSVVNSTVSIGINTTVQGGDLSDFGQAFSTSFASSMVSIIGSSLSEKISDAAGHKGVTETNPSGTPQISAAAKYIAYASLGCGIGTFKSSIGGSQVSDMAMGCAAGASGSVIGEYVTDKYSDVILKRERQVEGWTKDLLGNGLLCPKRIKKLIKTLRKQAINVPRYAASVAVYAFGHKGIITNNADNVVQQNALYLLNFAFDEDKATDDSSSSDDDDDSCLI; encoded by the coding sequence ATGAAAAAAACTCAAATACCGTCGTGGCAGCGCCTGACTTCTTCTGCGCTGTTGCCGATTATTTTTACGCATTTTTCTTTCCCTGCTTATGCTGCGGGACAACAGAATATTGCGCTGAACTCGATTACCAATGCGGTGTCCAGTTCAGCACGTTATGAACTGAAAAATCAAGTTCAGGACTATTTGTACGCCGGGGCCATTGAACAAAATGAACTGGCTATTTTTGATGGGTTCGGATTCTTCTTTGAGCAAATTAAAGCCAGCTACCCAGAGATGTTGTCAGCGTATCATGGCAAAAATACAACCTTGAATGATCTGCCGGTGCGCTTCGGGACGCCTTATGTTGAGCGTGGTGTGATTCGTCAACAGATTATCCAGTTGTTGAATAAAAGCTGGATTACGGCCCCCGGTTATTCGAGCTATAACGAACAAACCCAAAAACTGTATGAGAATGCGGTCAGTTATGCGCGATCTCACGCGAAGAAACTGGGACAAACGTTAACTGCCGCTGAAATTACTCAGATTCCGGCAGATATGGTGTGGCCTGAAATCCGCGTGATTAATGGTCGTGACTACATTGTGCCGTTTGTGTACTTAACGCCAGCCACGATTAACAACCAGAAAATCTCTGAGTCAACACTGGCCGCCGGTTCCGCCGACATCAAAACCGATACGTTTGTAGTCAATGATGCCAATGTTCGTTTTACACATCATGCCTTACTGGATATTACGAATGACTTCATTAATACCAAAGGCAGGGTCTCTGGTGGTGAACTGACCATTCGTACCGGTCGTGAACTGCAAAACTTATCCGGTACGATTACCGGTGATGATGTCTCACTCATCGCCAACAAATTGGTGAACGACACGCTGGTGACTCGTTTTGACTACGGTCACGGCTACTCTGAGCATTTTGATCAGGTTGGTTCCATTGTGTCGTTAGGGGATTTGAATATCCGCACTGCCGCTGATGTCGTCAGTCACGGCGGACAGTTCTCAGCGCAGGGCGATTTACGGATCCAGTCGCAAGGCAACGTGATTCTTGTGCCGCAGACGGCGAAAAGCGAGCGGGCGGAATCGGGGAGTCATTGGTCTGACAGTGAATCGTCACTGGTCAACTTGCAAACGCATCTTTCTGCCGTTGATACGTTGTCATTGATCTCCGGTGGAGAGGTGTATATTGAAGGCGGTGTGCTGGAAAGTCAGGGATTATTAGAAGTTCTGGCTGCCCATGGGATTACACTGAAAAGTGCTACGGATATGGAGACCTTTGACCGCCGTTTTGAAGCTGACAGCGGTGGCTTGTTTGGCAGTAAAGAGAGTGAATCAGAGAGTAAGACCGAGTCTAAAATCGTCAAAACCTTGTTGAAAGCCGGCCAAAGTATGGTGCTGCATACGATTCAAGGGGACGTGTCGTTAGAAGCGGTCACGGTTGATAGTCAGGGGCTGACTAAAATCATTTCTGATTATGGCTCTGTTGATTTCAAACTGGCAAAACTGCTTGAAAGTTATAGCTATGCGAAGTCTTACGACGGAGCTCTTGCTTTCCGACATCAGGGCAATGGCTACCAGCGTGAAGTCGCTTACTATTCGGAGTTCATCAATTCCGGCGGCATCATGCTCAATGCTTATAGTGGGGTGCGTATTCAGTACGCCGGGGATAAGCACGATCTGGACACAACTCTGGCAACCTTGGCACAGACACCTGAATTGTCGTGGATGCTCAATGTACGCAATGATCCGTCGATCAATGTGGACTGGCAGCAAGTTCAGTTGGTGATGGAAGACTGGGATTACGATCAGTCTGGCCTGACACCCGCAGCCATGGCGATTATTGCGGTGGCAATGGCGGTTGCGACCAGTGGTGCCGGTATGGCGGTGATTGGTGGCGAAGGACCACTGTATACGGCCATTAATGTCGGCTTCAAATCTTTGGTTTCACAGGCAACGAATGGCCTGATGGCGAATAACTTTGATATCAAAGCAACCTTGAAATCTCTGTCGTCTAAAAAAGCGTTAATTTCATTGGCAACTGCGATGGTGACGGCCGGTGTCTTGAAAAGTGTTGATACACATCTGTTTGCTGAAGGCACCGATGCTGCAAATGCGATTAAAGATGCAACTACGATAGATATTGCGAGTAACAGTATTGAAGCACAGATCATTCGTTCCGTTGTCAATTCAACAGTGAGTATCGGCATTAATACAACGGTTCAGGGCGGCGATCTGAGTGATTTCGGGCAGGCATTTTCGACCAGCTTTGCATCGTCGATGGTCTCCATTATCGGTAGCTCTTTGTCGGAAAAAATCAGTGATGCTGCGGGCCATAAAGGGGTGACAGAAACCAACCCGAGCGGTACACCACAGATCAGTGCAGCGGCCAAGTATATTGCTTATGCGTCGTTAGGATGTGGGATTGGTACTTTCAAATCCTCCATCGGGGGTAGTCAAGTGTCGGATATGGCCATGGGATGTGCAGCGGGCGCGTCAGGCAGCGTGATCGGTGAATATGTCACGGATAAATATAGCGACGTGATTCTAAAACGGGAGCGCCAAGTCGAAGGGTGGACCAAAGACCTTTTAGGCAATGGGCTGCTTTGTCCGAAGCGTATCAAGAAGCTGATTAAAACGTTGCGAAAACAAGCGATCAATGTACCGCGTTATGCGGCTTCAGTGGCAGTCTATGCCTTTGGTCATAAGGGCATCATCACCAATAACGCCGATAATGTTGTACAACAGAACGCGCTGTATCTGCTGAATTTCGCGTTTGATGAAGATAAAGCGACTGACGATAGTAGCAGTAGTGACGACGATGACGATTCTTGTCTGATCTAG